In Oryza sativa Japonica Group chromosome 2, ASM3414082v1, the following are encoded in one genomic region:
- the LOC4328193 gene encoding cyclin-dependent protein kinase inhibitor SMR6, producing MGIQEVKKRLHLHVEAQPESCKKKEQAAVWVLAGGGGGGGGGGEITVSLKPVKVSRPQLGDEEEEEEEVTTPRGEECRLPAEAATCPPAPKKPRTAAVAIVAGGGRRCNCCDDDGGDSLEFFRVPADLEAVFANRVAKAN from the coding sequence ATGGGGATCCAAGAAGTGAAGAAGAGGCTGCATCTCCATGTCGAAGCCCAACCGGAGAGCTGCAAGAAGAAGGAGCAGGCCGCCGTGTgggtgctcgccggcggcggcggcggcggcggcggcggcggcgagatcacGGTGTCGCTGAAGCCGGTCAAGGTCAGCCGGCCACagctcggcgacgaggaggaggaggaggaggaggtgacgaCGCCGAGAGGGGAGGAGTGCAGATtaccggcggaggcggcgacgtgccCGCCGGCGCCCAAGAagccgaggacggcggcggtggcgatcgtcgccggcggcggccggcggtgcaactgctgcgacgacgacggcggcgactcgcTGGAGTTCTTCCGCGTGCCGGCGGATTTGGAGGCCGTCTTTGCCAACCGAGTTGCAAAGGCAAATTAG